AAGGGAATCGTCAGGGCAGTTGGCAGGGGTGAGGCCAGGTTGGACCTTGAAGGCCCAGGGCTGTCCTTCCTCCTGGGGGCTCCTGGCAGGgtccacctcccccctccccaaggcTGAAGGATTAGGGGGTTGGCCTCTGTCCTGTGGAGTCTTCCTCACCCTGTGTCGGTTCCAGGGTTTTAAGGCTCATCAACCAGCTCCGGTCGGAAGCCCTGAGGGGCGTTTAAGCAGCACCCTCTCTGCTCAGGGTTTTGTTTGCCCCAGGGTTTCCCATCCAGTAGCTCTGGGTGGTCAGTCCCACTGCACAGATGAGAGATGGGAAAGCGGAGGCCCACAGAGGGTAAGGTCCTTCTGGTCCAGGGTCTCACAGCAGGTCCAGCTCGCAGGACTCTAGCCAGTTGGCATCCTGcccacagagggagggagggagggagggagggagggagggaggtgggtggaAAGAGGCCTCTGGAATGTTAATGAGGTCAGGAGAGTCCTTCCCAGGTGGAAAAAATGTCCCAGATTCCCCGGTCCTGAGAGGCCAGGGGTTGCCCCAGAGCACTTGGCATCCCAGGAACTCCCCCTCTGAGaattcccttccccatccctctggTCTGgcttcacccctccctcccctgccctcagccAGCCTTCCCACCATCCCCTCTTTCCTGAGCCTGCACACCCCTTACTTTGCCACTACCTGGGCTTCTGCCAGCAAGGCCAGGAGCTCActtgtggtggggagaggggaatacAGGCCACAGGCTGACCCGTCTCAGCCTCTTTCCCCTTTGTGTGATGGGATGTTAGCAGTCACCTCTCTTGGAGGCTGGTGTGGTGGCTCAGCAGGTGACCCCGTGGAAAGCCTCAACTGCACACAGGCAGGGAAGGGTGCATTGTCATTTTTATCATGGCTTCAGTTATTTTGTGAGCTTTGACACATAGTGGCAATTCTGGTGTGGCTCAAGTGTGGTTCTGGGGCCAACAGAGCAGCAGTGCCAGCTGGGAGGGTGTTAGAGATGCAGACTCTCAGCCCCCAGACCTGCCTGACCCGAATCTACTTGTTACCAACACTCCACTCTGGATCAAACCCGGCTGCAGGTGGAGAGACCAAGGCCCCAGGAGGGGCCCCTGGCAAGTTGCCGGTTGGGGGCCTGGGCTCTGGAGACAGACAGTCTGGGCTGCCCAGCTCCATGCAGGGGGTGACAGAAGTACCTCCCTGGAGGGTGGCAGGGCTCCGTGAGCCTTCTCTGAAGTTATTACAGAGCTAGCAGGGCTTGGTAGAGGAGGCTTAGCTGACGCTCTCCTTCCTCACCTCAGACTCCATAGCAAGTGGCGCTTGGACCCGTGAACCAGATCCTTCCCCGCTGCacgtcccccagcccctcctccggGAAGAAAAGCAGCAGTTACCTTTCTGTGTGTGACCTTTTATAGACATTCACTTCTCTGGTCTTGCTTGATCCTTACAGCAGCCTTGTTGGGGGGGTGTTATTGTCCTGTGACACCCAGAGAGGAGAAAGACTCCCCCAAGGTCACGAAGAAAGAACCTGGCAGAGCCAGAAGCACAACCAAGGTCTACCCAACTCCAAGTCAAACAGGCCTACACAGGAAAGGGAATTTGTTGGATTTTGGAACTGAAAAGTCCGGCCTAGGGGTGCGGATATCTAGCTTCAGGTGTGGCTGTATCCAGGGGCTCCCGCAAGGCGCTATCTCCAGGATCTATTTCCATCAGTCTTTCACCCCTTGTGTTGGCTTTCTTTCCACGTGGGACTCCAATGTGCACATTCCCTGGAGTTGTGGAGGGGTGGAGTCAACAGTACCTAAACCCTGTGGATGGGGACTGGGGTACTGAGGTGCCCCCATAGGAAAATGGGGTGCTGGACAGGCAAGGCCAAGAGAAGCCCTCTGaccgccccccctccccactctaTCCAGCCCTCCTGCTTCTGTCCCCATTCATCCCCACGGGCTTCTCTCTGCCGTGTGGGATCCCTGCAGGACATCAGGCAGCCCTGGACCCCGACCCTGTGTCACATGGGCACCCTGCGCCCTGCTCAGGTGCCCCGCGCTGCGCCACACCACCCCCACTCCGAAACCTCTGGCTTACAGCAACCGAGGCTCAGCTTCTGGCGCTGGCAAGGGGCCCCTGTCCTGAACGCAGGGCATCAAGGAGGGTCCTGCAACGGCGGGGCACCTTGTTAGCAAGGCAGAGGGGCAGTGTCATGGGGACACTGGGCTGGGCTCCCCGAGGCTCGGGCCAGAGCCTCGGCCTCAGcctgccctgccctcttccctcaCCCCAACGTGCGTCTGTCTGCGGGTCTTGCTGGCCAGCCCTCCCAAAGGGATCCCAGATCCCTCCACTCCCCCCCGCTGCCCCCGCTGGTCGAGCCACTGCCCTCGCCGGCCTGGCCGGGCACTCCTCGGTCTCCCTGCCCCTCCACGGCAACCTCTCCACGTGGGAGCGTCGCCCGCCTTCCTACACCCTCCTGTTGCATTTGAAGTGAGCTCACGGTGCCGGTGGTCCCGGCTGACCTGGCCCCtaccctttctcctctctcttccagCCTGATCTTTGCCCTTTGAACAGGCCAAGACTGTTTTCTTCTTAGCACTTACCTCTAGGAGAAGTTTGCTTTTTAAGTACGGGTGTTTGTGCTGGCTGTCGGCCTCCGCTCTGAGAATGAAGGCCCCAAGAGGGCAGGTGTGTCCTGGCACCTGGACCCGCCGGGTCATAGCAGGTGCTTGGCCACGTCAGCACCGGTGGAAGGGTGCAGAGCACGGGAACAGGGAGGAAACCAGCTTCTTTCCTTGGACCTACTGTGTCAGGCACACGTTCTCCCCTGTAATACCTCCTGTCCTTGGTGTATCCTCAGGCTGCCAATGGGGACGCCATCCCAGAGCCGGTGGGTGGCCTGTGGGAGAGAAGGATGGGGATTCTGAGCCCTACGTCTCGGCCCTCCCGCTTCAGAATCTCCCCACTTTCGGCAGAGCAGCGCTCGCGTTCCACAGCTTGGCCCGTGGGGTGCTGCCCTGCAGGCCTGCTGTCCAGGGACGCGAGCGCAGCACGAGCACGGGATCCTGTTGCTTCGCTGCAAACCCTGCAGGAAGTGTGCTGGGCTGCTCCTTGCTGAATGGGAGACCTGCGCTCTCAGCATAAACGAttcatcttttccattttttaaaatctactgaaGCGTAACCCATACGGACAATCGCTTGGATCACAGGTGCGTGGCTCCGTGAACCGCAACACCGGAGCACGCCAGCGTGCCCGCCACCGGGTCGTGTCTCCAGGGCTGGCCCCGCACCCTCGGCCCTCCACAGGGCGCCCCTCCTGGTGCCCGTGTAGGGTCAGGCCGCGTGCCCACAGCTGGCCGGGCTCCGCTCAGCGCCCGGCTGCCAGGCCCTCCGTGTCACCGCAGGGCAGGAGTCACTCTCATTTCCGGGCGGCGTTCCACCGGTCACGCGGACGCCCCGTTGATGTGTCAGTTCTGCTGACGGGGGCGCTTGGGCTGCTCCCGCCTGGGGCTGTTGCGAATGGCCCAGAAATGGGGGCGCCGGGCCAGGAGCCCAGTCTGTTCAGTCATCGTTTTAAACGCTGGCATCTGTCACGTCCCGCTGCCCGGGCCCATGTGCTCCCTGCGACACGCTGCTGCTGCCGTCCGGTCCCCGACAGAGCCGACAGCGAGGACTGGCCCCTGTCGGGGGCCGGGTTGCGACCTGGGCGGGAGGGAGCGTCACACCTGCCCCCCACCTGCCGGCCCCCACCAGAGGCCCAGGGCTGCACAGCCCCTGCGCTGCTCACGTGGTGGCTCTCACCCCCCAGGGCTGGCTGCTGGCGGGATGGACACCCCGGAGGAGGAGATCTGGGCCAGCGGGCCCCCGCCCCCGGCGCCCAACATCAGTGTGCCGCACCGCTGTCTACTGCTGCTCTACGAGGACATCGGCACCTCTAGGTGAGGCAGGCACAGTCCTGCCGGGCTGCGTGACAGGGTGTTTCCGgggttgggtgtgtgtgtgtgtgagagagacggGTGAGCTGCAGACAAAACCCCACCAGTGAGCCGCCTCCTGTACCCACCTGCTAGGGTCCGGTACTGGGACCTCTTGCTGCTCGTCCCCAACGTGCTCTTCTTCATCTTCCTGCTCTGGAAGCTTCCGTTTGCTCGGGCCAAGATTCGAGTCACCTCCAGCCCCATTTTTATCACCTTCTATATCCTGGTGAGTTCATTCCAGTTGgtgacagaaaacccaactcCAACTGGCTTAAGCTGTCTTTGTAATGAAAAACCAGCTTCAggtatggctggatccaggggaTTAACTGATGTCATCaggactctgtctctctctctctctctgcatctctgCTCTCCTCTGGCCTCATTGCAGATGAGTTCTCCCCATAAGGTATCAGAGGTAGCCAAGAGCAGCTCTGAGCTAACCTCTCTGCCAACTCCAGCAGAAGAGTATCTCTTTCCTGATGCTGCAGTGTTGACCTGGAATTCCCTCTGAGTGGCCCACCTTGGAACCCCTGTTCATCCCTGAGCCAGACTCTGTGACTAGCAGGGAAAGGGACACTTTGGAGCTGGGACGGTGGGGTCAGCTCAGCCAGACTGTATGGACTGAGGAGGGTGGTGGTCCCAGGAAGAAAATTGGGGAATGGTTACTAGAGGGAAGGGGAATGGATGCTGGGCTGGGGAAAAAAGCCCACTGCATTCTGAACCCCAGCTGTGCTGAATGACCTTGGGCCAACGATttggcctctctgggccccagtgcCCTCCTACACAATGTGACGTGGCTCTGCTTCAGTTTGTGGTGCCCCCGTGAGCACCCAGTGAGACTGCGCAGAGCTCCAGCCCCGtgggggcctggcacacagtgggcatgCGGCCCTGAATGGTGTCAGCCTCCCTGAGATTGGGCACGGTTTTCAAGGCACAAAGGACAGAGTGTACGAATCTGGGCTCTTTTGTTCATATGTGTCAGAAAACTGAACTTAAGCTCACAGAAgcccggggaggggggaggtgcgGGGTAGTATTGACTGAGAAACTGATAGTCCCAGCTGGATCCCAGGGTGCTGTCTCCCTGTATTTCGTAGATGAGATGCAGCACAGACAGGTCCCAGAGGCAGCGAGCGGCAGGTCTGGGATTAGAACCCGGCAGGCTGGCTGCACCACGTCACCCTAACAAGCCTTCCCAGGCTGTCAGCGTAGCCAGGAACCAAGGCCCAGAGGGGAGGGCCAGGCCTCCCTGCATCCCACCCAGGCCGCTCGTTTAGTGTGGAATCCTTCCATTCTTGAGGAATTGAGGGCTCCTGCAGACGTGGGGTGTGGGGTGCAGGCCCTGTGATTCCCGGAGCTCTTGTCCCCCGACGCCAACCCCCCAACCCCTCTCTCGCTCACCAGGTGTTCGTGGTGGCGCTGGTGGGCATCGCCCGGGCCGTGGTGTCCATGACGGTCAGCACCTCAGATGCTGCGACTGTCGCTGATAAGGTGGGGCTGGGCCTGTTGGCAGGGctgctgggcactgggagggggcaCCCGGCCCCCAGGCTGACGCTCTGCCCACTCTGTGTCCAGATCCTGTGGGAGATTACCCGCTTCTTCCTGCTGGCCATCGAGCTGAGCGTGGTCATCCTGGGCCTCGCCTTTGGTGCGTCTGCTGCTGCGGCCagggctcccctgcccctccctggctgGGGGCCGACCCCACCGTGGTTCCCTAGGCTGGCTCCCGCTGACTGACCAGCACGTTTCTTCCAGGTCACCTGGAGAGCAAGTCGAGCATCAAGCGGGTGCTGGCCATCACCACAGTGCTGGCCCTGGCCTACTCCGTCACCcaggtgaggtgggggagggcagcCCCGGGGGTCAGCGGGGCTGGGCATCCACTGCCTTCGGGCCCTGGGTCAGAGTTGAGTGTGCAGTGGCTCAAACTTTAAATGCAGCTAAGGAATCACCTGGGCGGCTGGTTAACAAGGCAGGTTCTGGGCCTCTCCAGTTCCGATCCAGTAGGTTGAACCTACCATTTCAACAAGCAGTCCAGGTAGGGAGAGTGCAAGTCTGTAGATCCCACTGAGACCCGTGCATCCAGAGACCCCTTTCTTACCCGGGGGCTGCCCCTCCCCGGGCCTGTTCtgagggctggagctggggggcAGGGCGTGGCCAGAGAGCTGGCTAGAGCAGGGGACTGAGCGCCAGGCAGAGCGGGGCTTGGTGTGGTGGGGAGCCCAGGGACAGGGCGTTCCAGGTACAGGAGCCCCTGAGACCCTCTCCTGCCCGCCGCTGCAGGGCACGCTGGAGATTCTGTACCCGGATGCCCACCTCTCGGCTGAGGACTTCAACATCTACGGGCACGGGGGCCGCCAGTTCTGGCTGGTCAGCTCCTGCTTCTTCTTCCTGGTGAGTTGGGGGCTGGCTGGAGCCTCGGGCACGGCCTGCTAGCGGGTTCAGCACTGGGCGGGAGCTCCCTGCGTCCTGGTCAGCGCCAATGTCTCCGCAGGTCTACTCTCTGGTGGTCGTGCTCCCCAAGACCCCGCTGAAGGAGCGCATCTCCCTGCCCTGTGAGCGCCTGGGGACGGGGCTGGGAGCAGGGTGGGCTGTTGGCCTTGCGGTGACCTGGAGCGGACAGCTctgggtgggtgggaggcagggagccgGTCCGGTCCCGACATCTGGGCAGGACCTCACGCGCGTCCCCCCCGCAGCACGGAGGAGCTTCTACGTGTACGCGGGCATCCTGGCGCTGCTCAACCTgctgcaggggctggggagcGCGCTGCTGTGCGCGAACGTCATTGAGGGGCTCTGGTAAGcggccggggccgggggcggccgggagggggcgggggccggcCGGGTGGCTCCGCCGCAGCCCtgacccgcccctccccccagctgcgTGGATGCCACCACCTTCCTCTACTTCAGCTTCTTCGCGCCCCTCATCTACGTGGCCTTCCTGCGGGGCTTCTTCGGGTGAGTCCTCCAGAGCAGGCCCGGGGcgggggctgcagggagggggaCTGGGGGTCGGGGTTCCAGGTCGCGCTCTGGCCTTGGCCGCCCCCAGCTTCCAGGCCGCGGGCGCCCCCGCGTGGCCGCCGTCGGGATCACGCCTTCTGCCTCTTGCGCACGCGCAGCCGCCACTGCAGCGTCCCAGCCTCCGGGCTCCGGGCTGGGGGGGCAGCTCAGGCTGGGACCAGAGCTTGAGGAGGCGGACAGGgtgcatgtgtgtacatgcacGTGCGTGCGGCTATACATGCACACACGGGCGCGCACACATATGCGTGCACCCCTATAGATATAGACACACATGTATACAGATGTATACGTGTGTaacatgcatatgcacacacataaaacatatgtacacatatatacagttatatgcacatacatatatacacatgtacacacaggcACATGCATGCATATACCACAGCCATACAGGCACGCATAGGTTCacatagatataaataaatacagacacacacattatGCACACAACACACAAAGACATATGCACTTTTTCCATGAGAGAGACAGGCCATGCCTGCTGATCTGCACTGTGTTTTTCATTTAAGGATAGATCAGCTCATTCCTCAGCACCTGCTGTAGCCGCAGACACAACAGGGAACAAAGCAGACAAACCCCTGAGCTCACGGAGCTTGTGTTCCATCTGGGGGCAACTGGAGTGGGGAGCAGTGTTGGGGGGAGTCCGGTGTGTCTGAGTGTGGGGTGGGGTGCACTCTTGTGAGGCACTTTTGTGACTCAGACGTGGTGGAAGCAGGCgttctgcccccagccccccctTCCCTACCTGCCAGGTCTGAGGGTGGGCTGCAGGGGTGCCTCAGTGCTGGAGCGAGAAGGACTAGATTGCATCCCAGCCCTGATGTGCGTGACCTCGCACACGATttatctccctggcctcaggctcCTTTTTGTAAATGGGGAGTGATGCTTTCTCCCTGGACAGTTACCCAGAGGACTGAGGACGGGCGGGCACCTGGTGCGCAGTAGTGAGTGCTGCGGGGCAGGGGTCTGGGCCCGTGTCTGCCCCGCACTGTGGGCAGGTGCTGTTTAAGGCCCATCATTTCCCCGGTCGAAGTCCTTCCACCCATTTTATGGTGAGAAAGCAGGCGCTCGCCAGGCTCACACGCCAGCAGCAGGAGGGCCGGTTTTAATACCGGTGTCCCAGTGGACTCCAACATCAAAGCAAGGAAGGGGACCTCGCGGGGTGGGTGTTAGGGGGCCGTCAGCACGTTTCTTGCCATGTCTGATGCCTCATTGCCCAGCCCCAGCGAGGAAGGCCTTTGCTGACCCACAGTGGggctcccctgcctctctcctcccctccagctCGGAGCCCAAGATCCTCTTCTCCTACAAATGCCAAGTGGACGAGACCGAGGAACCGGACGTGCACCTGCCCCAGCCCTATGCGGTGGCCCGGCGGGAGGGCCTAGAGGCAGTGGTGGCCGCCAGCACGCAGTTCGACTCGGCCGGGGGGATGGCCTACCTGGACGATGTGGCTTCCATGCCTTGCCACACGGGCAGCATCAACAGCACAGACAGTGAGCGCTGGAAGGCCATCAACGCCTAGCCTGGCTGCCCCGGAGGGCGGGAGGGCCTGGGGGCCTGCGGAGGACCGGCTGGGGAGCGCAGAGCCCCCGGCAGGGGAGGACGGGGGTCAGGCCCGTGCATGGGCGGCAGCCCTGTGCAGGCCCTGTCCCGCCCTCTGTCCCCCACTTGCCTGCGGCCACCTCTGCTTCAGCTGGGGgccgcctccccctcccacctgccctcgCCTTGCTCGGCGACTTTGATGTCTCAGGGCCGGGCCTGGCTAGGCTGGCCGAGGGCACCTCCCTGCAGCCTGCGCCCCCAGGACTGGTCTGATCTTCGTCATcctccgcccccccgccccccccaaagcCCGCTCTGGCGGATGGGCTGAAGCGTGTATATTTTCTGGATCTGTTttctaataaaaaggaaaaggagcagGTGTTGCCGTGAAGGCTGTGCGGGGATACCGGGGCCGCGGCGCCCCTCTGCACGGGGAGCCCGGCGTACCTGCTGCGAGGTCCCATCGGAGCGGAGGGGACGGCCGTGGAAAGAACCGTGGGTCCTGTGCGCTGTCCTGTCTGCCCCTCACGCTCTGTTATCCCGGGCAGCACTTCCCCTCGTGCAGCTTCCGTTTccgcatctgtgaaatggggataagaagGCCTGTCTCGCAGGGATGTTTGTAAGGATTAGCAGAGAGCAAGCGTGGCTGGCTGGCACGTGGTGGTGGCGCGATGGTGACCACAGGGGTTCTTTTTAGTCGCTAGAATAGTGCtcggcacatagtaggccctcggAAGGTAGGATGCGGGGACTGACGTTCATAGTCATGGACGGGATGAGCCGGGAGTGGGGACAGGTCCGAATAAAGCCCTGGGCCCTGGGGCGCTGAGGGCCAGGCCGCGCTCCACCTCCACTGCCCACCTCCTTTGTCAGGAGGGCACCAGCTCCAACACGGCTCATGACTGGGGGACCAGCGGCCAGGCTCCCCCGATCCAGGGCCCAGGGCTGTCAGCGGGCGTGGGCACAGCCAGCGAGCTGGACTCCGGGGCCCGCGGGGCTGCCAGGGGCTCCTGCAGGCTCCTCCCAGTGCCCGGCCTGGCTGCCACCCCACAGCTCTCACAGAAGCCTGTTAGGTGGGGAGGGCAGCCAGCGGGGCATTCCGAGCCGGGCAGGTGTGGGGGGCCAGACAGGGAGGAACTGATCGTCAGATCCAGAGCTGGGCTCGCCATCGGCAGCGTTGACGGGCTGCGTCTAAGACGGCGCGGCGGCAGCCTGCGTTGGCTCCGTGTGATGACTCGGTAGAGGGGGCAGCACAGGAGGCCTGGCGCCTGCTGTAGGGCAGCTGGTGGACCGTGGAGGCTGGGGGGAACCTCCGCTGCTCTGACCCCGTCTCCCTGCCCCACTCCTCAGAAGCACCACAAGGCTGGGGTCTTCCTAACCTTCCAGGAGCACCTGTGTTCACATGCGTGTATGCACGTTACCCCTAGTTTGGGAGCGTGAATGTCTGTAGCTCGTTTCCCACGCTAACACCTGGTCTTGAGCTCGTTCCACGTCAGGTGGGAGAGCTGCGAACGTTCTGGATACGTGGCAATTGATTTACCCAGTCCCCTCGGGAGGGACCTTGGTTCCTAATAAGTTTTGCAACAACAGACAATGCAGCAACCAAAACCCTTACAAATAACTCACACAGGGGGGATTGCTGGAGCACCACCTTAACTAGTTAATTAGTCTCGCAGTCTTCCGGCAGAGACTAATTGCTGTCCTCCAGTACATGTTCTCCTTTTCTTCCGCTGTCATAGGATCCCTGGTTTGTAGCTGGATACACAGCTGCCTGGAACAAAGACTACATTTTCCAGCCTTCCTTGCAGGTCCTGGCCAGTGGGATGTAAGTGTGTGTGCAACTTCCTTGAAGAGAAAGGATAGGCTCTTCTTTCTTGCAAACTGGGATGTGGTTGTAATGGCTGGAGTTGTAGCAGCCATCTTGAATCATCGGGGGATCTTGGAATGGGAGCCTCTCATGGCAGAGCGACAAGGTAGAAGCAGCCGAGGTCCCCGACACTAGTGCACCCGTAACAGCCCTGGACTTCCTCCTTTGGACGACTTGTTGGGTGTGAGAGAGAAGTAAACATCTGTCTTTCGTAAACCACTTTGGATTTTTCTCTCACTCATAATTGAACCTAATCTGAACCGACACACCCTTCAAAGAGGCTGTACCAGTTTTGACCCCTATGAGCACAGCCTCACCAGCGCCGTGTGCTGTTCAAATTCTCGGTTGTTCCACAAGGCCGTGCTCACATCTGTTCTGCTGGAACCACACCCCATGTGCTgagtctgggtgggaacagacctCATGCCGAAGAGTGGCCAGGATGTGGGGCGTTCTGGATGACGAGTCCACCATATTGGCTCCACGTTCCAATCTTACGGCCTCCTGCTGCTCAGCCTGTGGACCTTGACATCATGCCTCTCTgaccctcggtttcctcatcagtgACACAGGGCTGCGGGTGACCGGTGGCCACGTGATATTCATTTTCCCTTCCTCAGTAACTGCATCAGGATGTTTTGAGGGTCAGTGAAGCACCAGATAGAAGGTGACATTCCTGCCCCTTTACATTCACTCAGGTGACTAAGTCCTGGTCATTGGGATGTTAGCAGGAGTATGAGACTTTCTTCAGCACAGGCTGCTTAAAGGGAGCTGACTGAGCTCGGAGATGTGCTCCTTTGTCCTCCTgcctttctccttcctgcttcctGGAATGCAGATGTGATGACTGACTCCAGCAGCCAGCTTGGATGATGAGGTGACTTTGGGAAGCTAGTCAACAAGGATGgtcaaacagaaagacaaaacaaGCCCCGTCCCTAATGACGATGGCACTGCCATACCAGCACAGGGCTGCTACACGATAGAACAGAATTCTCATACCCGAGAGAAAGACTATCTTGTTTACGGCAATCCCGATCCTAAGGGAAACACGTGAAAATCCTAATGTGTCCCCCAAGGGGTCACGTGAGGGAGATAGGATACTTCCAGACACCAATTTGTGCCTTTTCCTTCCTGAGcccacccttctccctccctgtcagAGGGAGTTTGGGCCTGGGCTTACTTTCTGAGGGAGCCTGCGGCTGGTGGACGACCTCAGACTTTGTTTCCAGATGCCCTGGGCTACAGAGGCAGCAGGGGCTTGTGGGAAGACACAGGTGGGATTCCCTTTGGCACTGGGGACCAGACACGGGTGAGGCCAGGCTGCAGATAAGATGGCTCCCCTGTGGGTTTAGGGCACAGAGCGCTCAGCTGCTGCAGAGGGTCCGCCAGCCCGGGTGTGGCTCTGACGCAGTGCAGTTCGGAAACCTGCAGGTCCTGTGGCCAGGAGCACTGGAGGTGACAGGGCGACCCAGGACCGACGGTGTATGTGTCTGCTCGGCTGCTGTAATGGGTTCCATGGACGGGGGCGGGGCTTGAACCACAGACATCTGCCGCTCACAGCTCTAGAGGCCGGACGTCCAAGGTC
Above is a genomic segment from Eubalaena glacialis isolate mEubGla1 chromosome 7, mEubGla1.1.hap2.+ XY, whole genome shotgun sequence containing:
- the TPRA1 gene encoding transmembrane protein adipocyte-associated 1, giving the protein MDTPEEEIWASGPPPPAPNISVPHRCLLLLYEDIGTSRVRYWDLLLLVPNVLFFIFLLWKLPFARAKIRVTSSPIFITFYILVFVVALVGIARAVVSMTVSTSDAATVADKILWEITRFFLLAIELSVVILGLAFGHLESKSSIKRVLAITTVLALAYSVTQGTLEILYPDAHLSAEDFNIYGHGGRQFWLVSSCFFFLVYSLVVVLPKTPLKERISLPSRRSFYVYAGILALLNLLQGLGSALLCANVIEGLCCVDATTFLYFSFFAPLIYVAFLRGFFGSEPKILFSYKCQVDETEEPDVHLPQPYAVARREGLEAVVAASTQFDSAGGMAYLDDVASMPCHTGSINSTDSERWKAINA